A window of Drosophila sulfurigaster albostrigata strain 15112-1811.04 chromosome X, ASM2355843v2, whole genome shotgun sequence genomic DNA:
taccaaataatatactgcaaaagtACTATCAAGTACGAAAGCTAAgcaagtcgagtgtgctcgactgtgagatacttaataaaatcgaataccaaactaatataccgGACAATGTCaaagtttatatttggtatattattatagcgTTACGttcataatataccacagagtacaaaatatacaagacTCGTgtgtggtattattatttaaatataccaaacaatataccgcaaaaatactaaataaatatactgaaggctatttttggtatattgatatagtattacattcaaaatataccatatataccaaataatatactaacaaTTACGAAAGCTAAGaatgtcgagtgtgctcgactgtgagataccctgtaCCCATTTCGAATAGAAACCAAAACAGTTCTAATgctttatatacaataattaatttaacaatatttattttgaattcaagGCATATTCCGTAATTAACTAATTTGTgcatttgtattatataacTGCAAATTTTCTTTACTTCTAATCCGTATAAGCAATCTGGTAACAGGCTGTAACAAGTCACAGCCACACAGAAAAAGTAaagtgtaaataaatcaaagccATCACCGCTTGTTACGataaacaataatacaaacaaaaggTTTGTTGTACTGAGCGCagtaataaacaaaagcaacaactcaGAAAAACTCTTTTTGGCGCTTTGCATTCAAATCACAAATCGAAAGCAAAGTTATCGATAGGCGACTTGAGTTCAAGTGCGATTTATTGCGTTATCACAAAACAGGACACAGCTATCGAGTTGGtgagttatcgataacaggcgccaatatttaaattgcttgaACTTTTCAGTAATTGAATTCGAATCGAgtcgaaaaatgaaaaataagttattaaatttcacaatttttatatttccatgaaaaaaataaaagttacactttcaattaatttaaatttacaaaaataacaattcaatatttgacaatttttgtatttccatgaaaaaaataagagttactttgaattattttaaattgaaataaataatgaaatattccacattttttgtatttcaattgcaattaaaataagtcttaaacaaaaatatttaactcttattttttatttacgaaAATAAgccaatttaaaaagcaaaataaatcaataaactcttatttttaatttcctaaGGAAgccaatttaaaaagcaaagcaatgctattaacttttcattttttatttcgtaaaaGAAGTCaatttcaaaagcaaaataatgcaTAATCAGTTCCAGCTTATTATCGTTAGGATAGTTTGTAAATCAAAGtgtgttttttaaattgtaattttcagTGCTTCGATCGTCAAGGATCAAGActtcggcaacaacaatagcaacaactaGTGACAACAATTAGAGACAGGGAAAAATTgaagaggagaggagaaggaggagattgtaaacaaaacttaaaCGAAACAACTTATGCGACTAGCTGAGATTTAGCTAAGACGCCGtccaataaatacatattcatcatatacaaatacatatatagcatatacatatatatatatatatatcaatttagCTTAGATGCTCGAAGGTACACGTGAATCCATCCAACATCCAGATCTCGTCGTTCACTCAAATCACGCCGCTGGCTGAGGttgcgatgatgatgatgatgaagatggtGATGACGCAGTCGCTGTCTCGTTGCGCAGCTTGGCGATGTGCTCCGAGTTGAAGTAGATGACGGTGATGGTGATGTCGTCGCGATACAAACGCACCACATCCTGAGGCAGCGACAAATAATACGAGATCTTTGAGTGCTCAATGCCATACTCGGTGGCTCCTAAAGCATGCCTTATCAAGTGTGTCGCCGCATTCTGATCGATCGGCTTGCGCGTCAGTCCGGCTCTGAAAGCGAACAAACAATAGAGTTCATTTTGGGATGGCACAACTTCggtataaaatttaaaaatggttCGACAGCCTTCTCGGTAGTGTTCctattacaattatttgtaaatcatGTAAAATAGAAGTAAACTATATTCTAGGAAAACCTCAACTAAACACTTCAAAACCTTACTTGTAAAAATGTCGACAACCTTCTTGGTAGTACCTATTCTATtgctattaataaaaatgatggATATTCTCTCCAAACaatgtaaaatacaaaaaaaaatgtactcTCTACAAACCTCAGCTAACTGTTTgttagtattattataaaagtaCCGACAGCCTCCTCGGTAGTATCCATTAGTACctattacaattatttgtaatcaatgcaaaacggaaataaattatattctaaCTTTTCCTAACTTTCTACTCTTATTTCTTATTCTACTCTACAACAATGCAAAGtagttaaaaattatattctagGAAAACCTAAGCTAactgtttgttattatttttaagcagtGTTATAAAAAGCACCGACAGCCCTCTCGGTAGAACCCATTCTATGGTTTTTAGTTACATTACAAGTAAGTTACATTCTAGAAACACTTTGAAGCAttaagctttaaaattaccaACAGCCTTCTCGGTTGTACCCTTTTCAATAACATTTAGTTgcaatattaattgtaaaaattaattaattatttataaataatgcaatataCTACAGAAGACATATGTTTGTAAGCATTATTAGTGAGTTGTGCTATAAAAATACCGTCAGCCTTCTCGGTAGTACCCATTCTACTGATCACAATACTCATTCCATCAATTATGTAAACATTTCTGAACAATGGAATAATCAAAATACACTCTATAAAAACTTAAACCTACACAACTTGAAGCATTATTCGTAGGTTGCAAAAGTGCCAACAACCTTCTTGGTAGTACCAATTTAACTGCTTACAATATTCATTCTATCATTCATACATTCTATGTGAATATTTCTGCAAACCTATTCTATTCTTCCGAGTTTTAAAAGCGTCAACAACCTTCCCGGTAGTACTCTtttaacaaacacacaaacagttTTAACTTCTTTACTCACTTGCGCTCCGCTAGCTGGGCGGAGATCTCCTTCAGCTTGACATCGCCACTGGGGAGACGCATCGGCTCGAGGATCTTCTTGGAGTTGATGTGCTCACCCACCAGACTGACGACCTCGCTGGGCGTGAGGAAATCCCAGAGGCCATCGCTGGCAATGACTAGAAACTTATCGTTGACGCCCAGCTCGTGCTGCTGGACATCGGGGCGTGCGGTCAGGTACGGCGGTGTATAATAATTCGGTGGCATCACATGCTCCCCAAACATGGGCACCACCTGCTGCTGCATCGTCTCCACCGGCCACTTGTATCGATAGTCGCCAAAGGCGCGCAACGGCGCCAATTGACTCAGCAGTCGACCATTCCGTATGATCGTCTCGCGCTCCTCTCGCGGATGCTCCTGGAGAATGCGCTCCACCTCCTGCATGTTGTCCGCATTGTGTTCGCTGTTCAGCTTCTTCGGTTGCCACTGATTCGTCTGCGGATCGAGCACTCCGAGCACAGCTCCACAGTCCCCTGTGCTGGCCACATGCAACTGAAGTCCCTCCAGGTGCACCAAACAGGCAACGGCGCCTAAAATAAGGGAAGGAAATGAGTATAAAGGAAAtaagtatatggtatattaagttATTGAGAAACTCATAGTTGCCCTCTTCTACAGTATTCTTAAGCTGAAGAATGTTATCCCCAAATTTAGTAGCTTCAGATGTCAATATATGGGATATAAAAGAGGCGGACGCAAAGAAAGATTAATCTCactataaatgataaataatttGCAGCTTATTATAATTTCGATATTAAGATACTTATATTTTACCTCTTCTGCAGTATTCTTAAGCTGTGTAGCAACCAAATTTATTACCTTTAGCTGATATAGTCTTTAAGATATAGAAGATAAAAGAGGAGAACAGACAGAACGACTGTTGGATCTCCGTATAAATGAATAGTTTGCAAGTTTATGATAATAGAAATTTATCATCTTTTaacaaagttattaaaatgaattatctttttatttataatttattttagggTTTAGAAGAAGGGTTTGTCCTTACAGCATTCTTAAACTGCGTAGGAACcagaaaagaatataaatataaacgaTTAAAgaggcggacagacagaaagacggaTGTTCCTATAAATGAATGGTTTGCcagtttataatttaaatttagttgcaGCTATTAAGATACTCCTAGTACTCAAAGCTTTTAAGCTGAAGAGTgtaatcaacaaatttatttgccttAGCTCCTATAGTCTTCAAGATATAAGAGATACAATAGGTGGACAGACAGAACGACGGAATAGATATCCATAGAAATGATTTGCAAGTTCAATATAATTTAGATGCAGATTGTTCCTAGAGAATATCATAAAAATGATTACTACTTTTTTGACATAGCTTCTTTAGGGGGCTAAGAGAAGGCGTGGCTTAGTTTTAGACCAAACGAGAACTGAAACTTCTTCTACAATTTTGGAAGATGTTTTACTTACCGGAGAGCGCAACGCTCATGGTGCGCACATCGTTGGTGGCCAAGGCTTCGAGGGCCAAATCCTCGTCTAGTTGCTGGAAAGCCTGCTCCAGCTCGGTGGCGACATCGCGCTGCGGCTCCGCACTCAGACGCTTGATGTACTGCTGGAAGCTGTTCTCGTAGATGGGACGAATCTCGCTAACGAAATCGACATTGTCGTTGTGACACTTGAGGAACGATTGGCTGGTGCATCCTTGCTTCATCTGCTCCCGCAGCACTTGGCGGGGCAACGTGCCCGCGGAGATGTAGCGGAGAAGGCGCTTGGAGACCACTTGACCGCAAGCAGCACCGCCGTGGCCATCGAAGACACCGCAGATGAAGCCGTTGCGATGGAGGAGACTGGCTTCAGTGCGTGAATCCTCGCAGGGGGAATTGGAACCGAGTTGATTTGTTTCGTAGCTGCGTATGATGCCGTCCAGCGGGAAATTGTAAACGAATTCATTTTCGCGTAATGCCAAATTCACCTGCACATataacagaaacaacaacatcgttacaacaacaatagcgaaTGATAAAGGATTAATCGATAGTTCTTTTGGCTGCGATCGATAATTGTACTCACATCGTAGGGACTCAGCTGGGGAAGCTGCGGCAGCAGTCGGAGAGCATTGAGACTGAACTCACGCACATTGTTGCGCACGTAGCCAATGGCGTCGTGCAGCACAAACTTTAACATCTATGTGTGATTCGAAATACTATATGCTATGCTGgatctgtgtgtgttgccttaCTTCTTCCTTCCTTCCAAGTGCGGTAACCACACACGTTCTACTGCTtcttctggttgttgttgttgcctctcttttttttatttgattaattgtCGCGCAAGGCAGTTAACGGCAATTTATGGGCGCTTTGGTGCTGTCTctcggttgctgctgcacaagTTGCTCTTTATTGCTCGGCCTTCGTGTTCGATTTTATTGTACATTTGTGCagcacaaaattgaaaacaatacgAAAATAAAGCCGAAATAAAACGAACTAATGTCAAATATGACAGATAGCGATGACAGAAGCAGCGCACCGAATATCGATAAGGCATCGATAACACAGCAAAtgtaaactaattaattaactacgttaaatgtttgtaaacaaaatttactaaaaataaattattttttttcggtattcaatttgcatttttgtgtgcttacgctaattcaataaacaaaacgcAATTGCGCGACAGACGCAGCGTTGCCACTAAGTAGGCAAATGAGTATTTTTTGatagtatttattaatagAGCGCttgattaataaatacaaacaacaacaatcattattaaaaaaatagttttagtgtttctcatatttttaagccattttaaacaaattaataaataatttaaattcgcGGCAATGGCAGCGATGCCACTGACAACAAGCATGAGTAATTTGCTGGCAGCCCTGGAAACCAACCCACACACTtgctctctcacacacacacactcatacaatGACAGTAATAGCTGTGcgttagaaaaaaaaacaaacaaaacagtgcaAAGCAAGCAGCTGagtttagttaaatttaataaacaaaaaagcaacaaattgatttatacGCTAGCAGCACGTTCAACGGTGAATTAATTAACGCCAAGAGCACaagtcaaaagcaaaacgcaaTTGCGCTGGacgtgcaacaacaacaataacaacaacagcagcagcaactagagcgaagaagaaaagcaaaaaggacAAAGTTAATTTGCGCATtaacgcaaaaacaaaaacaagaagcgaagcaaatacacaaaagtcaacaaacaacaaaacaaactaaacACGATGGTTGAGCCAATTTTTGATTATCAATTTCGCTTAATACTCATTGGAGACAGCACAGTGGGCAAAAGTTCGCTACTCAAATTCTTCACAGATGGAAAATTTGCCGAGGTATGTTATGCGTATTACTTGAAAgtgttccttttttttgttgtttttgttgtatgtgcTTCTTAGTGCAACTGTGTCAAGTGCaatcataataattacataattaaaGTAGCGCACAATATATTCATTAAGACAAAGGCAAGCATCTTTCCTATGTGCCCCCGCTTCCCCCCACCCTTCGTCATACCCCACCCATAATCGCAGTGTCGCAGCGAATGGCTATATgggtgttagtgtgtgtgtgtgtgtaaagtaCTGATAATGCAACTGCCTAGGAGCACATACAACAGTGGCAACCTTGAACATGTAGCGCTTACTTTTGAACTCAAGTAAATGTGTTTTGATTGTATTTAGTTTGGGTGATTAACAAGAAAAATTaagataaaatttaatttcgtgTTTGCACAATCTTTTTCTTTCACTTCTTCAACTTCTTGTccctctcttgctctttctgTGTGAAGTAGCAATTGTAAAGGATAGCAATTTTCAACAAGAGTGGCAACGCTTAAGCACACTTGGCGCTtagattttgaatttcaaatgtggaaataaagcaatttaacATTGGAATGTTAGCTTAGCTATCTTTTAATACAACTTTGTGGAATTAAATGTAgctgcatttattattatattattgtttaaattttcaatataagttaaactatatttttatccaaatatttgttctataattttaaaattcaactaaatACACTTGCGATATTAGCTCAACTATCTTTTAatccaaatatttatactatttttttaacattcaATGAAATACACTTCCAATATAGGCTTAACTATTTTTGGAAtccaaatatttaaacattcaACTAAATACAGTTGCAATAATAGCTTAATTACATATCTTTGAATCCAAATatcgattttatttcttaaccATTCAACTAAATACACTTTTATTGCTCTCTTCTCCAGCTCTCGGATCCCACAGTGGGCGTGGACTTCTTCGCCCGCCTCATCGAAATGAAGGACGGCACACAGATCAAACTTCAGCTGTGGGACACCGCTGGCCAGGAGCGTTTTCGTTCGATCACAAAGTCATATTATCGCAACTCGGTTGGCGTTCTCCTCGTCTACGATATTTCGAACTACGCCAGCTTCGAGCATAT
This region includes:
- the LOC133847207 gene encoding pyruvate dehydrogenase [acetyl-transferring]-phosphatase 1, mitochondrial, with the translated sequence MLKFVLHDAIGYVRNNVREFSLNALRLLPQLPQLSPYDVNLALRENEFVYNFPLDGIIRSYETNQLGSNSPCEDSRTEASLLHRNGFICGVFDGHGGAACGQVVSKRLLRYISAGTLPRQVLREQMKQGCTSQSFLKCHNDNVDFVSEIRPIYENSFQQYIKRLSAEPQRDVATELEQAFQQLDEDLALEALATNDVRTMSVALSGAVACLVHLEGLQLHVASTGDCGAVLGVLDPQTNQWQPKKLNSEHNADNMQEVERILQEHPREERETIIRNGRLLSQLAPLRAFGDYRYKWPVETMQQQVVPMFGEHVMPPNYYTPPYLTARPDVQQHELGVNDKFLVIASDGLWDFLTPSEVVSLVGEHINSKKILEPMRLPSGDVKLKEISAQLAERKAGLTRKPIDQNAATHLIRHALGATEYGIEHSKISYYLSLPQDVVRLYRDDITITVIYFNSEHIAKLRNETATASSPSSSSSSSQPQPAA